The genomic segment GGCCGCGCCTGCACCGGCGCCGATCGCGATCAGCGCCGCGCCGGCGCCGCCGGTCTCGTAGCGCTCCGCGCACCGCGCGCCCGCTGCGTCGCACCTCCCGTCGCCGTCGACGGCGACGAGCACGGCGCCCGTCGCGATGGCCGCAGTGGCCGCGCCGGCCGCGACCCACTTCCACGTTCGATACGGTCGCCGGGGCGGCGTCATCGGGAGCGGCGGCGCGGCGGCGGCGGCGGCCGGCAAATCCAGTTCGACGACCACCGGCTCCGCGTCCGACTCCGAGATCCGGACGGTCTGCGCGGCGCGCACGTGTCCGGGGGCTTCGGCGACAATCGCGTGGTCGCCGGGATCGAGATTCAGTTCGTGGGGGCTTTCCCCGACGCGCACGCCGTCGACGGTGACGACGGCCCCCGGTGGGCGCGTGACGATGCGAACGGGGACCGGTTTCGCGGGCGGCAGTTCGACCATCTCCTGCGCTGCGGTCGCGATCAGGTCGCCGACCTCGGTCACGGTGCATACCGGGCAGCTGCGCTCGGCGCGCGTCACCAGGGCCCCCTCGACCTCCGCTGACAACAGCTCGAGCTCGACGAAATAGGCCGACCCGGTCACTTCGATCCGCGCGCGCACGAAGTAGTTGGCGCCGACCTTCTCGCCGATGCGCTGCAGGCAAGTGGTCGACCGGCAGCCGATGAGTTCGGGGCTGTCGGCGAGCGCGTGCATCACGTCGGTGAGCGCGATGACGCGCAGCCCGCCGGCCGCGAGGCCCTTGGCCAGGCTGCGGTGGGCGTGGTCGCGCATTTCGGGCGGGCCATCGCCGGTGATCTCGATCGACACGACGGCGACCGTGCCTTCGCGCGGTCGCGCGCGCGCGGCGGGCGAGAGGGCGAGGAGGACGGCGACGGCAGCGAACGCGGCGCGGCGGACAATCATGCGCGGCGGACTATACCGCGAACGGGATGCGGGGCTCGCGGCCGCGAACGGGATGCGGGGTTCGCGGCCGCGCGACGGGATGCGTCGCTCGCGGCCGTGCGACGGGGCGTCGCGTGGCGCACGCGCGCGATGGGCCCCGCGCGCGGTCACCGCCGCGCCAGCGTCGCCAGCCGTTGCGCCAACTCCCCGCGCCGCAGCGGGCGATCGATGCGGTACGCGATCCGTCCGACGGCATCGAGAATGACGGTCGTGGGCACGACGGTCACCGGGCCAAGGTCGGAGCGTCCGGCGAGGACGTCCTGCCCGCCGAGCGCGACCGGGTAGTGCGCGCCGGATTCGCCGGCCCACGCGGCGACCGTCACGTCGGTCGCGTCGGCTCCGAGCGCGACCCCGATCACCGTCGCCAATCCCCGGTCGTGGGCGTCGTTGAGCGCGTCCACGTCGAGCATCGCGGGCAGGGCGCCGACGGAAAACAGATGGAGCACGACCGGCCGGCCGCGCAGGGCCACCGTGCGGAGCGCCCGGCCGTCCGCCGTGTGCACCGTCAGGTCGACCGGCCGCCCGGCGGACCGCGCGCGCGCCGCCGAGCCACACGCGCTCAGCACGGCCGCAGCCGCCACCGCGGCGGCCCGCGTGCGCCGCCGCCGCCGCGCGCCGCCCGCGCCGGCGGGATCGGCGCCCGCCGCGCGCGCGATCGCGGTCGCGGGCCGCGGCGTCATCGCGCCGTCCATCGCACTGCGCTCGCACGTCACGCCGGCTGGCGCGCCATGAGCGACATCGCCAGCTGCATGGCGAAGTTCGCGTCGCCGGCGATCTGAATCTTGCCGGCGAAATACGCCTGCGGGGCCGCCAGTTCACCGCTGCGAATCTGGGCGAGGGTGTCGGCGTCTATCGTGATCGTTGCAGCCGGTTCCGCAGATCCCTTGAGGGAGACCGCGATCGACCACGTCCGGCCGTTGAACCCGGGGATCTCGAACGTCAGCGTGCCGGCGGTCGCCTCGAGGAGTTGGCGTGTCTGCGGGTCGGCGGCCACGAGCAGCTTGGCAGGGTCCACCTGCTGTGGCAGCAGATCCGCGGCGCCGTCCTCGCCGCACAGCGCGGCGCGCCAGTCGTCGACCGACAGGGATAGTACGAGGTCGGCCTGCTCGGCGCGTCCGGGCCGCACGGTGAGTTCGCCGCCGTGGGTTTCGACCGTCCACTGTCCGCCGCCCTCACCGGTGAGTTCGACGACGACGGTCGTGTCCGGCGGTGTGCCGGTCGTCGCCGCCGCGGCGCGGTATTGCGCGGGCAGCCAATCGCGAAAGAACGCGTCCGGGGTGATGTCGCGAGGTGGGCGTTCGATGGCCATGCCTAACCGTACCGGATACGATTGCGTCGTGCCCACCGACTTCGACGACAAAGAGCCGAGTGTCGTGTCCGAGCCGGTCGAGCGGCGGGATGCCCCGCGCGGCCTCGTTCGCGACGTCGCCGTGACGCTGCCGGACGGGCGGCGGGTCCCCACGGTCGAGGCGAGCCGCAAGGGCGTATTCGCCGCGGTGGACGACCCGGACGCGTGGCCTCTCGGCACGCTGCTCGACATCGGGATCGAACGCGGCGATCGCCGGGTCGCGTGTCGCGCGGAGGTCGTGCGCAAGGAACTCGAGCCGCGCCGCGGCGTCGCGCTGCGCATCGCGCACATCGCGCCCGCCGACGAGGAGCGCTTGCGCGACCTGCTCGAGTGAACTGGGTTGCGCCGGTCGTGCGCGGCGCGCACGTCGCGCCGGCGGACGGCGAGCGCCGGCGCGATCTGGGCGACCGGTGCGGGCGGCGCCCGTCACACGTTGAACCGGAAGTGGACGACGTCGCCGTCCTGAATGATGTAGTCCTTGCCCTCGACGCGCAGCTTGCCGGCCTCGCGGCAGCGGGCTTCGCTGCCCAGCTCGACGAGATCTTTCCAGTGGATGACCTCGGCGCGGATGAAGCCCCGCTCGATGTCCGAGTGGATCTTGCCGGCCGCCTTCGGCGCGGGCGTTCCTCGTCGGATCGGCCACGCCCGGCACTCGTCCTCGCCCGCCGTGAGCATCGAGATGAGGTCGAGCAGGGCGAACGCCGCCGACAGGAATCGGTTGCGCGCCGACTCGTGGAGTCCGAGCGATTCGTAAAACTCCGGCTGATCCGCCTCCGGCATCTGGGCGATGTCCATCTCGACCCGCGCGGACAGCGCGACCGTCCCGAGCCCGCGGTCGGTCGCGGCGCGCGCGATGTCGGAAGGAATCGGCTCCGCGATCGCTGCCTCGTCGAGGTTGACCACGACCAACACCGGTTTGAGCGTCAAGAACCGGTAACCGGAGATCATCTTGAGCTCCTCGGCGGACAGCTCGCAGGCGCGCAGCGGCGTCTCCGCCTCCAGCCAGCCGC from the Deltaproteobacteria bacterium genome contains:
- a CDS encoding PEGA domain-containing protein translates to MIVRRAAFAAVAVLLALSPAARARPREGTVAVVSIEITGDGPPEMRDHAHRSLAKGLAAGGLRVIALTDVMHALADSPELIGCRSTTCLQRIGEKVGANYFVRARIEVTGSAYFVELELLSAEVEGALVTRAERSCPVCTVTEVGDLIATAAQEMVELPPAKPVPVRIVTRPPGAVVTVDGVRVGESPHELNLDPGDHAIVAEAPGHVRAAQTVRISESDAEPVVVELDLPAAAAAAPPLPMTPPRRPYRTWKWVAAGAATAAIATGAVLVAVDGDGRCDAAGARCAERYETGGAGAALIAIGAGAGAAAGWMFWRDARDAELTIAPAPGGAAASVRMAF
- the ychF gene encoding redox-regulated ATPase YchF translates to MKIGLVGYPGSGKTTVFNALTGLSAETGFGGKAGKANLGAVKVPDERVDALAALYSPKKITYAEVAFTDVPAAASGHGLDRATLNSMREVDALCQVVRAFASDALPEPPDPLAEISGLQTECILADLEIVERRIERLAKDRSSPRELDLMQRIRGWLEAETPLRACELSAEELKMISGYRFLTLKPVLVVVNLDEAAIAEPIPSDIARAATDRGLGTVALSARVEMDIAQMPEADQPEFYESLGLHESARNRFLSAAFALLDLISMLTAGEDECRAWPIRRGTPAPKAAGKIHSDIERGFIRAEVIHWKDLVELGSEARCREAGKLRVEGKDYIIQDGDVVHFRFNV
- a CDS encoding TlpA family protein disulfide reductase — translated: MTCERSAMDGAMTPRPATAIARAAGADPAGAGGARRRRRTRAAAVAAAAVLSACGSAARARSAGRPVDLTVHTADGRALRTVALRGRPVVLHLFSVGALPAMLDVDALNDAHDRGLATVIGVALGADATDVTVAAWAGESGAHYPVALGGQDVLAGRSDLGPVTVVPTTVILDAVGRIAYRIDRPLRRGELAQRLATLARR